A window of Burkholderiales bacterium genomic DNA:
CGGATGAGCGCCGTGGCTTCTACACCGGGTGGCTGCAAACCTCTCCCACGCTTGGGATCGTGGTGTCACTGGCCATAATAATCGGGACCAAGGCATACCTTGGCGCCGACGCATTTAACGAATGGGGTTGGCGTGTCCCGTTTCTATTCTCTTTTTTATTGGTTGCAATCGCAATCTACATCCGCCTGCAGCTACAGGAAACGCCGATCTTCAAGGAGATCAAAGCCAAGGGCGAGATGACGAAGAACCCGTGGAAGGAAGCTTTCCTTAGCAGGAATATCAAGTATGTTCTGATTGCAAGCATTATCGTGATCGGCGAAGGGGTCGTCTGGTACAGCGGGCAATTCTGGGCTTTGTTCTTCCTGCAGCAGGTGTCGAAAGTGGATGTCGTGACTTCGGCCTACATCGTGGGGATCGCGCTGCTTATCGCAACGCCGACGTTGATTCTTTTTGGCTGGCTATCCGACCATATTGGGCGCAAGCCCGTCATATTGACCGGGTTCCTGCTCGCGGCGGTCACCTACTATCCCCTGTATTCATGGCTCGGGCAGGTTACCCAGCCGGGCAACATCAACTACCCCACCGCAATTTTCATTATTGTCATCCTGGTGGCTTATGTTGGGATGGTTTACGGCCCGATTGGAGCGTTTTTGGCGGAATACTTCCCTGGCAGGATTCGCTACACTTCAGTGTCTGTTCCCTACCACATCGGCAATGGCTGGGGCGGTGGGCTGGTACCCTTAATTACCGTAGCGGCGTATAAAGCGACGGGGAGCCTCGGCAACGCACTGATTTATCCGATTGCGGTGCCCGCAGTGTGCTTCCTGCTTGGCCTTTTGCTAATGCCGGAGACACGCCATCACAGCATCTGGGAACCCGGGAAGACTCATGCGCATGCGCGGTAGATAAAAAGCATCCAATTAGTGCGCAAAGCCCGCCCTCGAGGCGGGCTTTTTTTTGCACTTCGCACTAAAATTGCAGAATTGCGGAGAGGTGACCGAGTGGTTTAAGGTGCACGCCTGGAAAGCGTGTGTACGGTCAAAAGCCGTACCGGGGGTTCGAATCCCCCCTTCTCCGCCATCGGTATACCCGTGGCAGGAGCGAATTATCGAGTTAAACACCGTGCAGCGAATTGGAAACATGATTTTTTACCGCAGCCGGACGTTGCACGATAGCCGCAAACGTTTCGTCCCTGAATAACAGGTTTTTCCTGCGCCCTATTGCCGCTGGCTCTGCACTTGCATACACGGTTTCCGATTTCGGCCGTGCGCCATCAGTACGAGGGGACGTCCTCAAACCGCGCCGCCGCGAGCGCGTTCTCTTATCGGCGCCGCAAGCAGCCCGTCTGCTTTCAACCTCATCCTTTCAATTGGCGCTGGCAAAAAAATTGTTTTGCCTTTTCTTGCCTCGCTCATACCAGGTAAAGCCGCACCTTGTCGCCGTTCACCGCGTATTTTGATTCTAGTTTCTGTTTCAGCATCGTGCTCGGCAAGACTTTCGCCGCCGAGTTGCATTTCCTGTTCTGTCTCTGTAACACCAACCTTTGAAGCCGAAACACTTCTTCCTAAACGGCGTGTTATACGTGTTCCGGCTAGCCGGAATGGCATGTCACTGTGCGCACCGGCAAAAACGTCAAGCGGACGCTTTGTGGCTCTCGATCCCCGGTTTGATCCGGTGACCCGCCTGTAATTGAACCGATAACACGAGGTCTCCAGAAACTTAAAAGTGCGGAAAGTAATCTTATTGTTAAGATGCGCTTAAGGTGCAACGCTTATCATGGGATGCGTGAACATAAACGAAAGGAGTTAACCATGAAGTCGAACGCTATCACTAAAGCGATTATCGTAACGCTGATGCCGTTATTCATTGCCGCGTGCGATTCCAATGGAATGGCCGCCGCAGCGCCTTTTCCGGCAAAGACCGACCATTCGCTGCCCGCGCAAAGCGCCCAGACGCAAACGCTCGCCCTGCCGAACTTCAGCGAAATTGTGGCTCAGGAAGGACCGGCGGTGGTAAACATTACCGTAACGAAATCCGCCACGATTGCGGAACGGTCAATGCCTTTTGATGAGAACGATCCGTTTTTTCAATTCTTCAAGCGCTTCCAGGGTCCCATTCCGCAGCAGATGCCTATGCACGGTCTCGGGTCAGGTTTCATCATCAGCCCGGATGGCTACATCCTGACTAACGCTCACGTTGTCTCCGGCGCAACCGAGGTGAGCGTGAAGCTGACCGACCGCCGCGAATTCAAGGCTAAAGTCATCGGCACCGATCCGCGCACAGATATCGCGCTGCTCAAGATTGACGCTCAGAACCTTCCTACAGTGCGTATCGGCGATTCGTCGAAAGTCAAAGTCGGTCAATGGGTGATGGCAATGGGCTCGCCGTTCGGTTTCGACAATTCGGTGACAGCCGGGATCGTGTCAGCCAAATCGCGCACCTTGCCTGACAGCAATTACGTTCCGTTTATACAGACCGACGCTCCCATCAACCCGGGTAACTCCGGCGGGCCGCTATTTAATTTAGATGGCCAGGTGATCGGTATCAACTCGCAAATCTATAGCCAAACCGGTGGTTACATGGGCCTTTCATTCGCAATTCCTATTGACGTTGCGATGAACGTGGAAAACGAGTTGCAACACTTTGGCAAGGTGACGCATGGACGGCTTGGCGTCACGGTGCAAAACGTCTCCCAAAATTTGGCTCAAGCGTTTGGGCTGAAAAAACCCGAAGGTGCCTTGGTAAGCTCGGTGGAGAATGGCGGTCCTGCGGCGCGCGCAGGCATTAAGCCGGGCGATATCATTATTGCTTTCAATGGCAAATCGGTCGACCAATCTGCGACTCTGCCCTTGATCGTGGGCGACATGAAACCCGGGCAGATAGCCAGCGTGCGCATCTGGCGCGGCGACGGCGAGCACACGCTGAACGTGACCGTGGGCGCGCTCCCCAACGAACAAGTTGCATCGGCAAATCTGCCAGCGAACAACAACTCCGGGCGGCTGGGGCTGGTGGTGCGGCCGCTCACCCCCGATGAGCGCGACCAGCTTCAAGCGCAAGGTGGTCTGGTAGTCGAGCAAGCGGGTGGCGCCGCTGCGAAGGCAGGGGTCGAACCCGGCGATGTGATCTTGGCAATTAACGACCACCCGCTGAAGAGTGTGCACGAGCTGCGCCGCGTGCTTGACAAGTCGGGCAAACATGTAGCCTTGCTGCTGCAACGTAACGATGAACGGATTTACGTGCCGGTCGACCTCGGTTGACCGTGTTACGTGAAGGTGCGGCGGCCGGACGGCGTCTGGCCGCCGTTGTTTCGAAGTGTTAACCTAATTTGGAGGTGTGAACATGAAAGCGAATGCTAAACTCGCGATCGGGGCCTTGGCGCTTGGCCTCGCGCTTCCTGCAACGGCAGCAGTTATGATGCAAAACGCGCTCCCCAGTCCCAAGACAGAGAACGGTATCACCTATTTGGATGGCGGCTTCGGACAGGACCAAGCGATGGCGATGTATGCGGAGGCAAAACAATATCCGCTGAGTATGGTATTTTCTGCAGACAAGAACAATGAATACCTCGCCGACGTGAACGTTACCATCAAAGACAAGGCAGGAAATACAGTGCTGACTACGCTTTCGAGCGGGCCAATCCTGATGGCGAAGCTTCCTGCAGGCGAGTACACGATAACTGCCGAAGCAAACGGCAAGACTCTCTTCCGCACGGTAAAGGTTCAGGCTAACGGCGACACGCGTCTTTATCTGCATTGGTCGCAGGCCACCTAAAGGTGCGCAGACAGAGGGAGACATTAGATGCGGGTGTTGCTGGTCGAAGACGATCCAATGATTGGCGAGAGCATCCGCAAAGGGCTGCGCCACGAAGGTTACGTAATTGACTGGGTGCAGGACGGTCGCGCGGCGGAGATCGCGATTGAGAACGAGCCCTATGCTCTGGTGCTCCTGGACCTGGGTCTGCCGCGCAAGGACGGCTTTGCGGTGCTCGCGAGTATTCGCGGCCGCAAGGTTCGTGTGCCCGTGCTCATTCTCACCGCCCGCGATGCGATCTCGGACCGAGTTAAAGGTCTGGATTCCGGGGCGGATGATTACCTAGTAAAGCCGTTCGATCTCGACGAGCTTGCCGCGCGCATGCGCGCCGTGCAACGCCGGCATGCCGGACGCGCGGAGCCTGTGGTGGTGTACGGCGCGCTCGCTCTCAATCCCGTCACGCACGAAGTCAGGCACCGAGGGCAGCTGGTTCCCGTGTCGGCGCGCGAATTCGCGCTGCTGCAAGCTTTACTCGAATGCCCAGGGGCAGTCTTGTCGCGCACCCAACTCGAGGAGCGCCTCTACGGCTGGGGAGAAGAAGTGGCCAGTAATTCTGTTGAGGTACACGTCCACAACCTGCGCAAAAAACTTGGGGAAGGAGTGATCCGCACCGTTCGAGGCATTGGCTACTCGATCACAAGTGAGCGCGCATGAGCGGCACAGGTTCTTTCGATCGGAAACACTCGAGCCGTCGCTCTATGTCAATACGCAAGAATCTTCTGTTGGCACTGCTCTCGACTCTGCTCCTTTTGGGCCTGGCCACCAGCGCGGCCACCTATTTCGCCGCGCGCCGGGAAGCAAATGAGCTATTCGACTATCAGCTTAGGCAAATGGCATTGTCTTTGCGCGATCAAACGTTGCAAAGCCAAAATACGTTTTATCCAGGTTTCGATTACGATTTTATTGTACAAGTGTGGAATCCAGGTGGCTCCTTGGTATATCTGTCCAACCAGAACATTCTCTTGCCGCAAAGTAAATTTGGTTTCAACACGGTCGCTGTGAACGGCGAAGACTGGCGTATTTTTACCATGAATAATGACGGCAAGATCGTACAGGTCGCGCTGCCATTAAGCCTGCGCAGCGACCGGGCCGCGGCAATTGCATTGCGCATTCTCATTCCGATTGTCGCTTCGATTCCGTTATTCGCGCTGCTGATCTGGCTGCTCGTCGGATGGGGCTTGGAGCCGCTCGGAAGCATTGCACGCGCGATCGCAAAGCGGGCACCGTCCTCCCTGCAGCCGCTTCCCGAACAAGGCCTGCCAGACGAAGTGCAGCCAATGGTCGCCCAGTTAAACAGCTTTCTCGCTCGGCTGGCCGAAGCAATCGAGACCCAAAGGCGCTTTACTGCAGACGCCGCCCACGAGCTACGCACGCCCCTTGCCGCGCTTCAGCTTCAATTGCAGGTCCTCGAACGCGCACAGACGCTCGAGGATCGAAGCGATGCTCTCGCGCAGCTCAAAGCGGGCGTCAGACGCGCCCATCGGATGGTGGAACAGCTCCTTACGCTAGCCCGCCTCGAACCAGAAGCAGCA
This region includes:
- a CDS encoding MFS transporter: MELAKDFRRVILAASVGNVIEWYDFYIFGSLAAILSVKFFEKSHPVAALLSTIALFTAGFLVRPLGAFLFGWVGDRVGRKYTFLITLSGMGIGTGCIGLIPTFQSIGLAAAFILFALRMIQGLALGGEYGGAITYVAEHVPDERRGFYTGWLQTSPTLGIVVSLAIIIGTKAYLGADAFNEWGWRVPFLFSFLLVAIAIYIRLQLQETPIFKEIKAKGEMTKNPWKEAFLSRNIKYVLIASIIVIGEGVVWYSGQFWALFFLQQVSKVDVVTSAYIVGIALLIATPTLILFGWLSDHIGRKPVILTGFLLAAVTYYPLYSWLGQVTQPGNINYPTAIFIIVILVAYVGMVYGPIGAFLAEYFPGRIRYTSVSVPYHIGNGWGGGLVPLITVAAYKATGSLGNALIYPIAVPAVCFLLGLLLMPETRHHSIWEPGKTHAHAR
- a CDS encoding DegQ family serine endoprotease, producing MKSNAITKAIIVTLMPLFIAACDSNGMAAAAPFPAKTDHSLPAQSAQTQTLALPNFSEIVAQEGPAVVNITVTKSATIAERSMPFDENDPFFQFFKRFQGPIPQQMPMHGLGSGFIISPDGYILTNAHVVSGATEVSVKLTDRREFKAKVIGTDPRTDIALLKIDAQNLPTVRIGDSSKVKVGQWVMAMGSPFGFDNSVTAGIVSAKSRTLPDSNYVPFIQTDAPINPGNSGGPLFNLDGQVIGINSQIYSQTGGYMGLSFAIPIDVAMNVENELQHFGKVTHGRLGVTVQNVSQNLAQAFGLKKPEGALVSSVENGGPAARAGIKPGDIIIAFNGKSVDQSATLPLIVGDMKPGQIASVRIWRGDGEHTLNVTVGALPNEQVASANLPANNNSGRLGLVVRPLTPDERDQLQAQGGLVVEQAGGAAAKAGVEPGDVILAINDHPLKSVHELRRVLDKSGKHVALLLQRNDERIYVPVDLG
- a CDS encoding carboxypeptidase-like regulatory domain-containing protein; this encodes MKANAKLAIGALALGLALPATAAVMMQNALPSPKTENGITYLDGGFGQDQAMAMYAEAKQYPLSMVFSADKNNEYLADVNVTIKDKAGNTVLTTLSSGPILMAKLPAGEYTITAEANGKTLFRTVKVQANGDTRLYLHWSQAT
- a CDS encoding response regulator, whose amino-acid sequence is MRVLLVEDDPMIGESIRKGLRHEGYVIDWVQDGRAAEIAIENEPYALVLLDLGLPRKDGFAVLASIRGRKVRVPVLILTARDAISDRVKGLDSGADDYLVKPFDLDELAARMRAVQRRHAGRAEPVVVYGALALNPVTHEVRHRGQLVPVSAREFALLQALLECPGAVLSRTQLEERLYGWGEEVASNSVEVHVHNLRKKLGEGVIRTVRGIGYSITSERA
- a CDS encoding ATP-binding protein, which gives rise to MSIRKNLLLALLSTLLLLGLATSAATYFAARREANELFDYQLRQMALSLRDQTLQSQNTFYPGFDYDFIVQVWNPGGSLVYLSNQNILLPQSKFGFNTVAVNGEDWRIFTMNNDGKIVQVALPLSLRSDRAAAIALRILIPIVASIPLFALLIWLLVGWGLEPLGSIARAIAKRAPSSLQPLPEQGLPDEVQPMVAQLNSFLARLAEAIETQRRFTADAAHELRTPLAALQLQLQVLERAQTLEDRSDALAQLKAGVRRAHRMVEQLLTLARLEPEAAQTEVTPVRLDRLAAESVAEIEPLAAAKPVEMRLGRMEPVIIPGREKALRALLDNLVENAIRYTPSGGRVIVDACADAEGPLLAVTDNGPGIPAEERERVFDRFYRLPGSAAPGSGLGLAIVKNIADSHGAKVDLAEGVGGVGLTVRVRFPTGQSVPGNSSPGEQA